GAAATAATATCTTGTATGCTCATAGGTTTTTTTAAGAATTTTCAGCGGTATCAAAAACGCTAATCTCTTTTACTGCGACAGCTATTTCAGGAATATCTTCTTCAGTAATGGTAATTAATATTTCTTCGCTAATAGGGGTTATATTGACAATTCTATTCGCTTGTCTTTGTATTATTTTTTCAAAAAGGTTTCTCATCGTTCTAGCGTTACCAAAACTTTTGTGCCTTTTATCATAAAGACTTAGGATGATTTCAGAAAGTTTATCTTCTGCATCTACCGTAAGATTAAAATCAGATTTTTTTGTAATCAGTTTAAAAATTTCTAATAGCGCATCGGGTTTGTAATGATCAAAATTTAAATAGCGATTAAAACGAGATTGTAATCCAGGGTTAGATTGGATAAAAATTTCCATTTCATCAGGATAACCTGCTACCACTACGACAAGACTATCTCGTAAATCTTCCATTCGTTTTAAAAGCACTTCAATAGCTTCAGATCCAAAATCATTAAAACCACCGGAAGTAAGCGAGTATGCTTCGTCAATAAAAAGTACACCATCACTGGCGGCACTAATAATTTCATCGGCTTTAAGTGCTGTCTGCCCTACATAGCCCGCGACCATTCCAGATCTATCTGTTTCTACTAAATGACCTCTTTTTAAATACCCTAAATGTTTAAAAATTCTACCAAGCATTCTAGCTACGGTAGTTTTACCCGTTCCAGGAGGTCCCATAAAAACAAAATGAAGAGATGTTTTATTAGCTTTTAAACCGTTCTCTTCTCGTATTTTCTGGACCTTTAAAAAATTAATAAGATCATTTACATTTTTTTTTATTTCCTCTAGTCCTACAAGTTCATTTAGCTCCTCTAATACCTTTTCTATAGTATCATCTTCCGGAACTTCAATGTAGTTAGAGTTTTCTGTACTCCTTTTTGGGTTGTTTATTTTTTTAGAGATAGATTTCAATAGTTCTTCTTCTGTTTCTGCAACCAAACCATCTGCTTGTGCCATTAATAACGCAATCCTATTTAAAAAGGAAGCAATAGCATCTAACTCGTTACTCTTTATTTTATCTAGAATTAGGGTAGCGCAGTATTCAGATTTTAATTCTTCTTTAGGTTGATAAAAAGAAGTGTCCTGGATAAGCTGAACATTGGCATCAAAATGTTTAGCTAAAGGTAATTTAGCTAATTTTTGAACATCAAAAGATTGTGCAAGATCTTTACCTTGGAGCTTTTCATAAAGGAAAATTAGGATAAATTTTATCTTGTTTGGTATTCTTGATTTTGCATTGTACGTTAAAGCAAAAGTATTATATAAGCTAACTACGTCTCGCAATAATAGATGTTCGGCTTTGTACTGTGTTCCTGAAAAACTCTCATCGGTAATTGTCTTTAAAGCGTTTTTATATTTGTGATCTGAATTTAAAGAAAGACAGATACTCCAGGCTTTATTCCCTTCTTTTCTTAAAACATCAATAAATTCAGGCGTTATAGTGTCGTGTTCTTGGTTCATTTTGTTGGTTATAAGCAATATATTGCTTTTAGAATTTTAAAGATAAGTATTTTTAATAATCATAGTACCCAAAGTTATTTCCTTGGTCTGGTCTGTACGCTTCAGCTCTTGGTCGTTCTCTTAATAAAAATTCCTCAATGACTAGAGCTGCCATTTCTTCATCAGTATCGGTGTCTTCAATACGGTACCCGCTATTATTATAAAAGGGCTTACCTTTTAATGTGTCAGTATCTTCGTATACCGATAAGTACATTTTAAAATTTTTATCATAGTCTTCACCGTCTCTGTGTTTAAAAACGTATCCAATGTATTTCTTGTTGCGGTAGATTATTTCTTTTTGTGAAATAAACACTATGGAATCTTTTTCTTCTAAAGTGTTTTTTCGTTCAAATAATTGTGATTCAGCTAGTTGTTTTTGTGTCTTGTATGTTTTTGGGAATAGGGATAATTTTCCTGCTTCTTTTAGTTTTAAAAATAAGAGATTTCTACTATTAATAGCTGCTGCCAATTTATTTAATTCTTCTGTTTTTATAGCATTGGGTGTAGACGCTAATAGTGCAGCTTTCGTAGTTTGTATGTCTGGATCTTCTAATAAATTTAATTTTTCAAAGAACAATTGCACTTCTTTTTCTTTTGCAAAAGGCTGTAGAAGCTGCACATAATCTTCTAGCACAGAATTTTGTTTGCCTAAATAGAAGTTATCGTAATGCTGACTGGTATTTTTGTTTTTACTTTTCCCTAAGGCTCGCTTTAATTGAATTTTGGCATCATTCAGCATTTGCTTGCGGTATTTTTTATAACTACTTGGTTTAACTAAGCCCTCTGCTTTTAGTTTTGCAAGAAGCGAAAATATAGATGATTTGTATTCTTCAATAGCGCTATAGTCTAGAATTTCAGGATATAATTTCTTGGCAAGCGGTAGGCTATCCATATAAGGTTTAAATATTTGAAAAATCTCATAGGAACTAGACGCTAGGGGAAGGTCTACTGACATTAAATTTAAAAGTTGCTTAGCAGATTCTGAAGTGCTTTTTTTAGCAATTGCCTGTAATACTTTCGTTTGTGAAGACGAATTGTTATAAGATTTTTGGTAGAAGTCATTGTAAAAATCTATAGCATCAGAATCATCAATAGCGGCCAATCGCTCAATTAAATAACTTTGTATATTTTTCTGACTTTCCTTAAAGTCAAATTCAGTGATGATATTCTTTAGTGAATCAATATGCTTTTTCTCAAATTGAATAAACTGGTATCCGTTTAATATGATGCTATCATTACTTCTTAGAGCTTTAAAAAACTGATTGGTTTTATCTGCTAAAATATCTTTACTAATAATCGTGTCTAAGGGTTGAAAATTATCAAAAAACTCTTGAACAAATTTGCTGGGTTTACTAACGGTATCAATCACCGCCTGTAATTCATACAAAGCGCCACCTTTGAGAATATTCTTAATTAAGATTCCTCGTGTGCTGGCTGTATCTGTTAGCGTTAATTGTAGTTCGCTATATCCTTTTGGGTTTTGTGAAATCTTTTCATGAGTTATGTTAAACCGCTTATAGGAATATAATTTCTTCCGTAAGGACCAAACCGAATCAATTGAGGTAAACATTAAGAAATCATGAGATTTATTTAATTGTACTGTTATGGCTTCATTATTCTTGTTTTGATAAACGGTTCTCTTACTATAAGCGTCATATGGTTTAATATCTTTTTTAGTATATCCATTACTATTCACTACAAATTTTGGCGGTTTCACGGGTGCTATTGTGGTAAAAAATAAAGCGGTGTCCTTTACCATGGAATACGTCTCATGATATTTTGGAGCTTTTAATGTAAATGAATTGAAATACGCCTTAGCTTCTTCAGTATCTGTAGTTGAAATGCCTAATAAATAATAATCTTCGCCCTTAATCTTCGTCATTAAATGGAGTTTTTTTCCACTTAAACTATCAGTTACTGCTGAGGACTTTAAACTATTGTGATTAAATTCCTTATAGACTCCCTTAAGTTCTAAATCTTGATAAAATCGATGTTGGATTTGCTTTAACTCAAACGTATCTTCTTCAATATAATTAAAATCATGAAGTGTAGCTTTCTTTAAAAACCGATAGGTATTATTTTTGCTATCAACACCTTGAATAAACCTATTTCCAGATCTGCTGGTATTGGTAAATGCATAATTAGAAGGCATTTCTACTTCAAAATCATCATAAATAGAATGTACCATTTTCAAAGTATTGTTCATCTCTTTAAATCGGATGCTATTAAAAATAGTATCAGAGTACTGAGTTACAAAAGTACCGTGCCCGCCCATTTTAAAGATGATAATTTCTAAAGGGGTTACAAAAATTTGATACCGTTGGTGCTCCCCATTTTTTAAAAGGTTTTTGACATCAATTCCCTCAAATCCATTTCTTACAATCTTATTTTTCGCTACAATTTTACCAGGTATGTTCTCAAATAATAATTTATCTATGTCTTCTATAGTGTATACTGCATCTTTTTTAAGAAAAGAATAGGTCGGAATTCTATTTACAGTAAAGAAACTACCATTTGCTAAATCAGGAGAAATATAAAATGTATTAGAGAACTCGGCTATTGGGTATAATTTATTGGGTAATGAGATAGAGAATAGGGAGTCATCTACCGTTTGGTAGCTATATTTATTTTCTTTAATTTTCTCTTCAAATACTTCTTTGAGCGTAGTGCCTTTTTCAGTAGTTTTAGAAGTAAGTGCTTTTACCGTGTATCCTTTTTTTCGAAGTAAGGCTATAACGCCACGTTCCCCTGGTAAATGTGCAGCACCTATTCCGGCAAATACTTTAGAACGTTTTATAGTAGAGTCTAATTTTATGGCCATGTTGTTATTCCTTGTATAGAGCATATTTTGTAAATAATATGGCGTATACATGCCCTTGTCAATAGAATCTAGAAGATTAATGTTTCGTTCTCGATACGCATCTTGTAACAACTGTAAAGGCTCTTGTTGTTGCATCTTTTTTTGCAGCCATTCTGCAGGCTTTTCTTTTAAGCTGTTAAAACTTGCACGGCCCACTAGGGCTGTAGATTCTTCAGTGTCCTCTAGCGCAATGACAGGTTTGCTAAATTTTTTTCCAGCTTGATAAATAAACATATCTAGATACGTATCTTCTTCAAAGTTTTGTGAACTTTCATCCGATCGGTATAAAATGCTATTAATCATTTGATCTTCAAAGCCTAAATAAGCAGAGAGTTCTTCTTTTTTTGGATTTTCAATTTTAAACGTATTGGTATAAAACCCCTTAGTCATAAAACTTTCTCCAAAAGTAAATCCCATACTGTCTTCATTATCTAGCCAAGTATTAGGATCAGACTCTAGCGCGATTACTTCGCTATTATTTAAAGCTTCATAAAAGACATCATCTAAGCGAAAAGCAATTTTTTTGCTCACGTGCATGGTGCCATAGAGGTAAGAGCTTTGTTTTAATCCATTTCCAGATATTTCCCAAAGAAGACTATTTTTTTCTTGAGCGTTACTCACAAAATAGGATAAAACAAAAAAGAAGCTTAATAATAATCGCATTGGCAATCTTGGTTTAATAATGGTTTGCGGGTGTTATAGTTACTATGTATAACGATACTATTTTGATTGTATTTTTAAATTGTCTAAATTTTTCACCAATACTCTAGTATGTGGTAAACTCTCTGGATAGTTTTTCTGTAAAAAGGAGATTAATTTTTCACGTACTAAAACACGTAAATCCCAAGCGGTAGGAGAATCTTTTGCACTCATAAGCGCTCTAATTTCTACACTGTTTTCTTTGGAGTCTGTTACTTGTAAGACATTCACTTCGCCATCCCACAATTCTGTACTGTTTAGTACTCTAGTTAATTCTGTTCTAATTTCATCAAAGGGTACGGTATAATCGGTATATAAAAATACAGTTCCTAAAATGTCTGATGAAGTTTTGGTCCAGTTTTCAAAAGGTTTTTCAATGAAGTAGGTCGTGGGAACAATCAGACGTCTTTTGTCCCAAATATTCACGACCACATAGGTGAGTGTAATTTCTTCTATTCGCCCCCATTCTCCTTCAACAATAACCACATCATCAATTTTAATGGGTTGGGCAATGGCAATTTGAATTCCAGCTAAAATACTACCCAGCATTTTTTGGGCAGAAAAACCAAGTATAATTCCTGCGACCCCGGCAGATGCAAAAATACTTACACCAATTTCACGAATACTATCAAAACTCATCAAGGCAATACCAATAGCAAAAATGATGAGTATAAAGATTACAATACGCTCTAAAATATTAAACTGGGTATATATTTTTCGAGCTCTTAAATTGTTGGAGGCATTAACGTCGTAATTTTCTATCACCTTTTGCTTAATAATTCTAATAATTGCAATTAGTAACCAGGTAATAGCGCAAATGATTAAAAGTGTACTAATTTTTTGAAGCGCATAGGTAACTTCACTAATTCCTAAATTATCATGGATGACTCTAATTCTAATTAGAATAGCGATAAAAAGGATAAATATGGGCTTTGTTAGTCTAGAAATGCTTTTTTTATCTATTAAATATTTAGGATTTTTTCCAAAATGCCGTAAAATTTTTACAGTAATGTATTGTAAAATAGCTAGGGCTAAAAGTGCGGCAACAATATAGACCAAGACATTTGGTTTTTGTAATAGATTTTTAAACATATTTTTTTAGGTTTAAATTACTGTAGTTGCAACATAAGAAAACAATACTTTTTCTATGTTAAATCGCTGTGAAAATTGAATTTAACTATAATATCATAAATAAACTAATTGGTGGTTTTAAAGGATTTAAAATTAGCATGTAGTATTTTTGTAGTCTGAAAAAGAAAATTTAAAGATTATGAAAGGAGTATTAATGGTTAATTTGGGTTCGCCAGAAAGTCCTACGGCTAAAGATGTTAAGCCGTATTTAGACGAATTTTTGATGGATGAAAGAGTAATTGACGTTCCAAATATTCTTAGAAATATCATTGTAAGAGGTATTATTCTTCAAACAAGACCTAAGAAATCTGCTGAAGCCTATGCTAAAATATGGTGGGATGAAGGTTCCCCATTGGTCGTTATTTCTGAAAGATTTGCTAAAAAAGTGAGCACCCAAATTCAGATGCCCGTGGCCTTAGGAATGCGTTATGGTAAAATGAGCATTAAAAAGGCAATGCAAGAGTTGAAAGACAAGGGTGTCGATGATGTTATTTTAGTGCCTCTTTATCCGCATTATGCCATGTCTTCCTTTGAAACTGTTGTGGTAAAAACCATGGAAGTAAAAGATGAGTTTTTTCCAGAGATGAAAATTACCACCTTGCCTGCTTTTTATAAAAATGAAGACTATATAAAAGTCCTTTCCGAAAGCATTGCAAAACATTTAGAAGGCTTTGAGTATGATCATATCTTGTTTTCATATCATGGAATTCCTGAACGCCACATCCGTAAATCAGACCCAACAAAATTTCATTGTAAAATAGACGGAAGCTGTTGTCAGACAAATTCTGTAGCACATAACACGTGTTACCGTCATCAATGTTATGACACTACGGAGCGTGTAAAGAAATATTTAGGTTTACCAGAAGATAAAGTAAGTGTGTCTTTTCAGTCAAGACTACCAAATGATCCCTGGTTGAAACCGTATACTGATTTTGAATTTGAGCGTTTCCCGAAAGAAGGAAAGAAACGTTTGGCTGTGATTACACCTGCGTTTGTTTCAGATTGCTTAGAAACGCTTGAGGAAATCGCTATGGAAGGTAAAGAGCAATTCCAAGAAGCAGGAGGCGACACCTATAAGCATATTCCTTGTTTAAATGATGATGATTCATGGGTTTCTGTGATGGCAGAATGGTTAAATAACTGGGAAAAAACTGAAAAACTGCCTGTATAATGGCAAAAGTCTCCGCTGATCAACTCGGATCTGAATCTATAGGTAAATTACTTGTAAAACAGGCTGTACCTGCATCCATTGGTATCTTAGTGATGTCTCTTAATGTGTTGGTAGATTCCATCTTTGTTGGAAATTGGATTGGTTCTATTGCTATTGCGGCAATAAATGTAGTATTACCTGTTTCTTTTTTTATTGCAGCATTGGGGATGTCCGTCGGGATTGGCGGGTCTAGTATTATCTCCCGTGCCCTAGGGGCAAATAACAGAGAAAAAGCATTAAAAACATTCGGGAATCAAATAGCGCTGACCCTTTTAATAACCATCATTATGGTTATTTTAGGGTTAACGTATGTTGATTCTATTATCCCTGCATTTGGGGGAAAGGGTAGAATATTTGATCCCGCAAAAGTCTACTATACTATTGTTTTATACGGAGTGCCTTTTCTAGCCCTTTGTATGATGGGCAATACGGTGATTAGAGCAGAAGGGAAACCTAAATTTGCGATGATTGCGATGATTATTCCTTCCATTGGAAATCTGGTGATGGATTATATCTTCATCTATATTTTTGATTGGGGAATGGCTGGAGCCGCATGGGCAACTACTATTGGGTATGTGTTATGTTTTTCCTATGTGCTCTATTTCTTCATCTCGAAAAACTCAGAACTTAAAATTGGGTGGCATCACTTAAAATTTCATCTTCCTATTTTAAAGGAAATAGGTTCCTTAGGGTTTGTAACCTTGGCAAGGCAGGCAACGACGAGTATTGTTTATTTATTGATGAACAATATACTGTTTGGTTTAGGAGGTGAAGCAATGGTCGCCGTTTACGCTATTGTAGGCAGGATGTTGATGTTTGCACTTTTTCCTGTATTTGGAGTAACACAAGGTTTTTTGCCTATTGCCGGTTTTAATTATGGAGCAGGAAAATACCAAAGGGTACGAGAAAGTATTTCTACAGCAATAAAATATGCAGCAATCATGGCAAGCGTTGTTTTTGTTGGATTAATGATTTTTCCTGCCGAAATAGCATCTTTGTTTTTAAGTTCTAAAGAAGGAATTTCTGCAAGTGAATTAGCTGTAAATGCTTATGTTTTAGAACATACACCCACAGCTATGCGCTTGGTATTTGCTGCAACGCCAATTATCGCCTTACAATTAATTGGTGCTGCGTATTTCCAAGCGATAGGGAAAGCTATTCCTGCACTTCTATTAACCCTCACAAGACAAGGATTCTTTTTTATACCGTTAATTATAATTTTACCAAATTATTTGGGAGAGCTAGGGGTGTGGTTAGCATTTCCTATTGCAGATGTACTCGCAACGATGATCACTGGGTATTATTTAAGAAAAGAGATGAAAAAAGAATTAAGCTAAACATTAGTTTAAAATAATACCTTCATAAGATTGCTTTATAAACGCTTCGCCATACGTGCGTTCTAACCTCCTGATTGCAAAATGTGCGTGCGCCATGCGTTGAAAATGGTGAATAAATGCCAAGTTTATAGCACCTCCACCGGCGGCACCCAAAATAGGAATGGCTTGCGCTACAAATTTTTCAGAAACTTGTATGCTGAATCTAGAGGCAATAGCGCCTAAAATTTGCAATAATGGATTAGAACTTCCCTTTAACATTCCGCCTACTAATTTACTCGCACCACTTGTTGCTCCTTTAACAGTAGTGTTTAGTGTAATTCGAGTCGCATAGTACAAAGTTTCTAGATGGTCATCGTGTTTGCTTTTTCCTCCTAGGGCAAAAACCTGTAAGCAGGCTAATTGTGTATCTAATTCCGTTAGGTCTTCCCCTTCACTACGGGCAATATCCATAATAGAACGCATCATAAATTTCGTGGCAACGGCCAAATCTGCAGAAAAAGCAATTACTCCAAAAGTACCCCCTAAAATACCCGAAGAAGTAACGAGTGCTTTATACGCATTGTTTAAAGGTGCTGTTACTGGCTTATTTGTTTTCATCGATAGCAAATTTGTTTTTACTACTTTTTGTAACGCATTGTAACTAGCTTCTTGCAACCATTTTTGTTGCTTTTGAGGAAGCAATTCCACTTTATTCTGAATAATATTTCCAACACTATTTAAACCTTTCATGGCCCAGCCAATTTCTTCCATCTGCTGTTTTGCATGGGTTAGAATTTTTAAATCGCTTTCCGTGAGTTTAGTATTTGAGATGAGTCTTGACATATGTTCAGAAATTTAATACTGTAGGCTATAAGTAGTGAAAAGTACACAATTGTTACTTCTTTTTAGAAACTTCATACCGATAAAGGAAATTATATTTTCAGTTACGTCCAAAACTCCTTAATTTAGAAACGACTAATTTCAATGAACATACAATGAAAACCAACTACCTCAAAAGTGGCATGATCATGCTATTACTTTGTGTTTTGCCGCTAACGGCTTTGGCACAAAAAAAGAAAAAATCAAAACAAATCACTACTCAAATTCCAGAGACGCTATATTCTAGTTTGGAATATAGGTTGTTAGGACCGTTTCGTGGGGGTCGTTCTGCTGCCGTAACCGGGGTTCCAGGGCAGCCAAATTTATTTTATTTTGGAGCAACCGGCGGTGGTGTATGGAAAACTACAACAGGTGGTAGGGAATGGGAGAATATTTCTGATGGTTTTTTTGGAGGTAGCATTGGGGCTATTGAGGTTTCTAAAAGCGACCCGAATGTGATTTATGTAGGGGGTGGTGAAAAAACACTTCGTGGTAATGTGTCTTCTGGATACGGCGTTTGGAAAACCGAAAATGCAGGAAAAACATGGACATCTGTGGGACTCGAGAAAAGTAGGCATGTGCCTAGACTCCGAGTGCATCCAACCAATTCTGATATTGTTTACGCAGCGGTTTTAGGTAATATTTATAAACCAACACAAGAACGTGGTATTTACAAAAGTATAGACGGTGGTAAAAATT
This genomic stretch from Cellulophaga algicola DSM 14237 harbors:
- a CDS encoding AAA family ATPase, with the translated sequence MNQEHDTITPEFIDVLRKEGNKAWSICLSLNSDHKYKNALKTITDESFSGTQYKAEHLLLRDVVSLYNTFALTYNAKSRIPNKIKFILIFLYEKLQGKDLAQSFDVQKLAKLPLAKHFDANVQLIQDTSFYQPKEELKSEYCATLILDKIKSNELDAIASFLNRIALLMAQADGLVAETEEELLKSISKKINNPKRSTENSNYIEVPEDDTIEKVLEELNELVGLEEIKKNVNDLINFLKVQKIREENGLKANKTSLHFVFMGPPGTGKTTVARMLGRIFKHLGYLKRGHLVETDRSGMVAGYVGQTALKADEIISAASDGVLFIDEAYSLTSGGFNDFGSEAIEVLLKRMEDLRDSLVVVVAGYPDEMEIFIQSNPGLQSRFNRYLNFDHYKPDALLEIFKLITKKSDFNLTVDAEDKLSEIILSLYDKRHKSFGNARTMRNLFEKIIQRQANRIVNITPISEEILITITEEDIPEIAVAVKEISVFDTAENS
- a CDS encoding TraB/GumN family protein, with amino-acid sequence MRLLLSFFFVLSYFVSNAQEKNSLLWEISGNGLKQSSYLYGTMHVSKKIAFRLDDVFYEALNNSEVIALESDPNTWLDNEDSMGFTFGESFMTKGFYTNTFKIENPKKEELSAYLGFEDQMINSILYRSDESSQNFEEDTYLDMFIYQAGKKFSKPVIALEDTEESTALVGRASFNSLKEKPAEWLQKKMQQQEPLQLLQDAYRERNINLLDSIDKGMYTPYYLQNMLYTRNNNMAIKLDSTIKRSKVFAGIGAAHLPGERGVIALLRKKGYTVKALTSKTTEKGTTLKEVFEEKIKENKYSYQTVDDSLFSISLPNKLYPIAEFSNTFYISPDLANGSFFTVNRIPTYSFLKKDAVYTIEDIDKLLFENIPGKIVAKNKIVRNGFEGIDVKNLLKNGEHQRYQIFVTPLEIIIFKMGGHGTFVTQYSDTIFNSIRFKEMNNTLKMVHSIYDDFEVEMPSNYAFTNTSRSGNRFIQGVDSKNNTYRFLKKATLHDFNYIEEDTFELKQIQHRFYQDLELKGVYKEFNHNSLKSSAVTDSLSGKKLHLMTKIKGEDYYLLGISTTDTEEAKAYFNSFTLKAPKYHETYSMVKDTALFFTTIAPVKPPKFVVNSNGYTKKDIKPYDAYSKRTVYQNKNNEAITVQLNKSHDFLMFTSIDSVWSLRKKLYSYKRFNITHEKISQNPKGYSELQLTLTDTASTRGILIKNILKGGALYELQAVIDTVSKPSKFVQEFFDNFQPLDTIISKDILADKTNQFFKALRSNDSIILNGYQFIQFEKKHIDSLKNIITEFDFKESQKNIQSYLIERLAAIDDSDAIDFYNDFYQKSYNNSSSQTKVLQAIAKKSTSESAKQLLNLMSVDLPLASSSYEIFQIFKPYMDSLPLAKKLYPEILDYSAIEEYKSSIFSLLAKLKAEGLVKPSSYKKYRKQMLNDAKIQLKRALGKSKNKNTSQHYDNFYLGKQNSVLEDYVQLLQPFAKEKEVQLFFEKLNLLEDPDIQTTKAALLASTPNAIKTEELNKLAAAINSRNLLFLKLKEAGKLSLFPKTYKTQKQLAESQLFERKNTLEEKDSIVFISQKEIIYRNKKYIGYVFKHRDGEDYDKNFKMYLSVYEDTDTLKGKPFYNNSGYRIEDTDTDEEMAALVIEEFLLRERPRAEAYRPDQGNNFGYYDY
- a CDS encoding mechanosensitive ion channel family protein — protein: MFKNLLQKPNVLVYIVAALLALAILQYITVKILRHFGKNPKYLIDKKSISRLTKPIFILFIAILIRIRVIHDNLGISEVTYALQKISTLLIICAITWLLIAIIRIIKQKVIENYDVNASNNLRARKIYTQFNILERIVIFILIIFAIGIALMSFDSIREIGVSIFASAGVAGIILGFSAQKMLGSILAGIQIAIAQPIKIDDVVIVEGEWGRIEEITLTYVVVNIWDKRRLIVPTTYFIEKPFENWTKTSSDILGTVFLYTDYTVPFDEIRTELTRVLNSTELWDGEVNVLQVTDSKENSVEIRALMSAKDSPTAWDLRVLVREKLISFLQKNYPESLPHTRVLVKNLDNLKIQSK
- the hemH gene encoding ferrochelatase, producing MKGVLMVNLGSPESPTAKDVKPYLDEFLMDERVIDVPNILRNIIVRGIILQTRPKKSAEAYAKIWWDEGSPLVVISERFAKKVSTQIQMPVALGMRYGKMSIKKAMQELKDKGVDDVILVPLYPHYAMSSFETVVVKTMEVKDEFFPEMKITTLPAFYKNEDYIKVLSESIAKHLEGFEYDHILFSYHGIPERHIRKSDPTKFHCKIDGSCCQTNSVAHNTCYRHQCYDTTERVKKYLGLPEDKVSVSFQSRLPNDPWLKPYTDFEFERFPKEGKKRLAVITPAFVSDCLETLEEIAMEGKEQFQEAGGDTYKHIPCLNDDDSWVSVMAEWLNNWEKTEKLPV
- a CDS encoding MATE family efflux transporter, with the translated sequence MAKVSADQLGSESIGKLLVKQAVPASIGILVMSLNVLVDSIFVGNWIGSIAIAAINVVLPVSFFIAALGMSVGIGGSSIISRALGANNREKALKTFGNQIALTLLITIIMVILGLTYVDSIIPAFGGKGRIFDPAKVYYTIVLYGVPFLALCMMGNTVIRAEGKPKFAMIAMIIPSIGNLVMDYIFIYIFDWGMAGAAWATTIGYVLCFSYVLYFFISKNSELKIGWHHLKFHLPILKEIGSLGFVTLARQATTSIVYLLMNNILFGLGGEAMVAVYAIVGRMLMFALFPVFGVTQGFLPIAGFNYGAGKYQRVRESISTAIKYAAIMASVVFVGLMIFPAEIASLFLSSKEGISASELAVNAYVLEHTPTAMRLVFAATPIIALQLIGAAYFQAIGKAIPALLLTLTRQGFFFIPLIIILPNYLGELGVWLAFPIADVLATMITGYYLRKEMKKELS
- a CDS encoding EcsC family protein; the encoded protein is MSRLISNTKLTESDLKILTHAKQQMEEIGWAMKGLNSVGNIIQNKVELLPQKQQKWLQEASYNALQKVVKTNLLSMKTNKPVTAPLNNAYKALVTSSGILGGTFGVIAFSADLAVATKFMMRSIMDIARSEGEDLTELDTQLACLQVFALGGKSKHDDHLETLYYATRITLNTTVKGATSGASKLVGGMLKGSSNPLLQILGAIASRFSIQVSEKFVAQAIPILGAAGGGAINLAFIHHFQRMAHAHFAIRRLERTYGEAFIKQSYEGIILN